The Chryseobacterium indologenes genomic sequence TTTAGCACATCGTACGTTTATACCATTGGCATTAACACCTGAAACATTATTTCCTGTTATTGATACATTCTGGGCGTAGATTCTGGGCGGATTTTCAGGGTAAGAGTTTAATACCAATATCCCATCAGCTTTTGCATTGGAAACAGAATTATTACTGATTGTAATATTTTTTGAATTTACATATGTGACATTGATTTCAGATTCAGTTCTATCATAATTCTGAACCTTAATTCCCGTATGCATTATATCACTAATAATATTATCTGATATCAATAAATCTGAAACACCTGAATCTGCGTATATTCCGTGTTCGTAAAGTGTTCTAGAAATAAAATTAGATCTTATTATAACCTTAGTACTTCCTAAAATCACAAAAATACCTTGACTAGTATTGCTAATTGTGTTATCCAGAATTTTAATATTGTTGCCCCCTATTGTAATTGCAGTATTGTCTCTTGGCTCAATATCATTAATTGAGGTATTCGGAGGTAACCAGTTATCCCAACTGTCAAATCCAAAGCAAACATTACTTGCAAATAAAAAGTTATCTACATCATTCGCCATTAAAGGAGAATACATAAAATTTTTAAAATTATTATCTCTTATTACTGTATTTCTAGCATAATCGCATTTAATAGCTTTAGCTTCGGAATTAGACTTTAATAATTTATTATATCTTTCATTTTGGCAGCCTATAAAAGTAAATCCTGTAATAGAAATATTTTTCTTTGCCAAACCAGCATCAGCAACCGAAAAATCAAAGATTGATTTTTGCAAAGCTTTTTGAATAATTGTTGCTCCTTGTGCTACTAATTGATGGTGATCGTTTAATTTTAAAGAGTCCGATACAAGAAATGTTTTATCACTGCTTCC encodes the following:
- a CDS encoding right-handed parallel beta-helix repeat-containing protein; translated protein: MQDIMNFPNVFGDGVHDDTSGIQAALNTAKDIYFGSSDKTFLVSDSLKLNDHHQLVAQGATIIQKALQKSIFDFSVADAGLAKKNISITGFTFIGCQNERYNKLLKSNSEAKAIKCDYARNTVIRDNNFKNFMYSPLMANDVDNFLFASNVCFGFDSWDNWLPPNTSINDIEPRDNTAITIGGNNIKILDNTISNTSQGIFVILGSTKVIIRSNFISRTLYEHGIYADSGVSDLLISDNIISDIMHTGIKVQNYDRTESEINVTYVNSKNITISNNSVSNAKADGILVLNSYPENPPRIYAQNVSITGNNVSGVNANGINVRCAKYGTVGNNIINQNLVGIYIDNVKFTTINNNVITDSQENGIYDQGTGEEILYVNNYINDSGKKGNTTDDKKSNMFLINGSNRYVVGNVAKKSSTHNLAIESGELETWEIRNNSFLNSEYNSIRIIANVNSQNFRYFGENILKNKAGNTEIALPNNSQLFNSPQLGNQDMYFSKIAPPSSPGNYKKGTIIINSNPIPGGFIGWVSTGTTWKLFGKIEN